Genomic DNA from Chaetodon auriga isolate fChaAug3 chromosome 13, fChaAug3.hap1, whole genome shotgun sequence:
GGTGCATCATGCACCACAAATCCAACAATAATCATGACTGCTCGGGTCcatctttaaaaagaaaaaataagtgTGGACGTACCAGGGGCGGGAGGTGCCAAGGAGATGATGGGAGGGGGGCTGGGTCAGGGTGGGAGGTTGATGCATGCAACAGAGCAGACATCCGTGGGATAGTGATGGAGCGGAGTGTGAGGGGAAGGTTAGCATGCACAAACTGTGGAGAAGAGGGTCAATGCAAGAGCACCCGGCCGGCAGGACTACGCTCACACTCTAAGACCACACAGGAGGCTTTAAAAAGACCTGAACAGGTGAAgctgacacattttcattatttctatcaccaaaaaaatgcatttaGGTCGACTTTCAAAAGGGTAACAGCAGggtatttatttgcatttcagtgtGGAGGCACCACGTTCATCTTTTCCATCACATGCAGCAAAACGCAAACATACATTTTCTGTGCTTCAGAATTGTCCTTGTGGATGGAAACGTCTGTCTTTAGGCCAAACAACAGCTCTGATAATCCCTGAGGACAGAACAGGGTCTCCagccatttttcactgtaaccatCAACAGTACAGTAAGAACATGTGGAAGCTGCTTCGCCAAAGTCCCAGTGaaaattagcatttagcatgtttTGTTGCGCACCAatgaaatgaatacatgaatgagTTCCTGTGTATAAAATgctgcagagcaacattatcCATGACACATCACGAGCAGTGTGATAAATGTGCATCAGTAACAAAGTAAAGCAAGTGCAGTATTGTCCAGCAGTAAAATCCAGCTGTGACCAAGCAGTTTACGTTCTCGCCTCCACAAATCAATGTTTGCAAATGTGACCTCAGTGAAGACTGAACTTGGACTGTTCATATGGATTAATTAGAAGAATATACATACTTACACCAATATTCATTTGTGACAGAATCAAAGTGCACATATTCATGTAAACAGCTAAGCAAAGACCAGTAAAGGACAGATCACGTGATAGACATTTGGACCATATACCATCTTTAAGCTAGGACATCTTACACTCCTCTTTGCCCTTGGCTTTGCCTTTCTTGACGTTTTTCTTCCCGTCTTTCCTCGTCTGCGGCGGCTCTTTCTTGCCGGCCGCTTGGTCTGCGCTCTTTGGTAAAGCCAAGTCTTCACCCTGCAGCACGTCCTTCATGGCATCTAGTCCTTCCTCGACGGGTGAAGACGTTGCCTGGTTAATGTTCTCCGTAACATCAGCCGAATCTCCAACAATCGAAACCTTTGCTTCCTCTGTAACAGGCTCAGCTGCGACAGCTACGTCTTCAGACATGTCTTCTTCACGAGGCACAGTGTCCGTCTCGGGATCTGTTGGAGCTTCCTGGTCACCTCCATCAGCTCTACTCGTCTCCTCACTGTTTTCAGCCGCATCAACTTGTGCTTTTTCATTCGACTCCGTGTTACTTTGCCCTGAACTAACATGGCTGCTTTCAACTGACGCGACTTCAGCTCCGTCCTCGACGTCCTCCTGTTTTGGATTTTTAGGGACATTTCTTTCTATAGCCATCTCCATGTCCATGTCATCGAAATCGAAAGACTGTCCCTCGTCGTCTTCTCCGTCCTCGTCACCACTGTCCTGCAGGGCGGGTTCAGATGAATCATTATCCTGAGACTTGTCTTTGCTGGGTTCCTGATGTGTCTCACTTTGCTGATCGTCCTCTTCTTCAGTATTGTGGTCCTGCTCGATAGAACCTTCAGGAGCTTCTTTTGGAGCATCTGGTGCTTTTGAAATGTCGATGGTATTGATCGCTTCTGTTTCAGAGGACACTTCATCAGTCTGATCCTCACACTGTAACGTCTGGTTCTGTAAATCATCCAGTTGttcaggctgtgctgctgtgtccaACAGACGCTGTTCAGAGTCAAatgcatcagtgtttttcagtaatGAAGCACCGTCACAACTTTCCTCTTCATGTGACGAGCTGTCTGGTTCGACTAAACCTTCAGGATCCCTCACATCTCTGTTCAGCTCCTCTTCTTCGGTCCGGTCTGAATTATCCCCGTCATGAGTGGGAGAAGTGGATTCCTgttcagtctctgctgctggctcctcttcatctttgaCAGTCTCAGCTGCCTCCTCTGGATCTCCATCAGAAACCTTCATGGAAGTGTCGTCGCTGGCCACATTCTGGGGTGCAGACAGCTCTGAAGGCGACTCTGAGCCAGACAAGCTCGTCAGACCGTCAGAGAAGCCATCGGTAGAAGACACCAACACCAACATGTTATCCTTACTCTCAGATTtgtttgcagattcagattcatcagcagtgatgtcactgttgcTTTGAACATGTGGTTCAGCTTCACCGTTTTCCTTTTCGTTTGTTTCTGGGTTATCAGTTATGCAGTCAGATTTCATCTCGTCAGCAGACCCAACTTCATCCTCTGCACCATCAACGACTTCTGACTCAGTATGGACGACATTGCCATCAGTTGAGATATCTGTTCCGCTGTTTGAGTTATctacactggacacacacacttcgtCAAGACCGTCAGTGTTCTCAGCACCCTTGGAGCTATCAGTTAGATCAGGAGTACTGAGGTCGGCCTCTGGAGCAGGACTTGATATAGATCCCACTTCTTCTTTGTCTGGTTCCAAACTTTGTTCCTCGTCTTGCTCGTCCTTTTTGGGATCCGCTCTGGATTCCTGGAGGGTTTCAACTTCAGAAAAGGTTTCGGTGGCTGCCGCTGCCTCCGCTGATTTGACTGTTTCAGCTTCCCCACTTTGTTCCTCGTTCTGTTCATCCATAACATGATCCGATTTTTCCTCTGGAGTTTCAGTGTGAGAAAAGGTTTCCGTAGCGTCTACCTCTTCTACATTGTCCATTTCCAAACTTTGTTCCTCGTCTTTCTCGTCCTTTTTGGGATCCACTCTGGATTCCTGGATGGTTTCAATCTCAGAAGAGGTTTCTGTAGCTTCTACCTCTTCTACATTCTCTGGTTCCAAAGTTTGTTCCTCGTCTTGCTCGTCCTTTTTGGGATCCACTCTGGATTCCTGGATGGTTTCAATCTCAGAAGAGGTTTCTGTAGCTTCTACCTCTTCTACATTCTCCGTTTCCAAAGTTTGTTCCTTGTCTTGCTCTGTAACATGATCCGTTCCTGATTCTTTGAGAGGTTCGCTGTGAGAAAAGGTTTCATCCACCTCCTCAGTTTCTTGCACATCCTGCTCATTTTTAACTTGATCCAATGTTGATTTCTTGAGGGTTTCTGTGACAGAACCATCAATGTCCGGCTCTGTCGTTTGCTCATTATCTCTTGTGGCCGGTTCAGTGTCTTTACCTGTTTcttctttatctttttgttGGTTCTTACCCTCATGTGTCCCTCCTTTCTTTttgcctctcctcttctttcttttctttttccctgaagcagcagcaccctgagccTGAGGTTTACTCGACATTTCCTCCGCCTTGTCGTTCTCTGCCTCCTCGGCATTCTCAGCCTCTTGCTGAGTTTCGATGTTTGGTGCAGCCTGGACGGACTCGTTGGGTAAACACTCTGTCGTAACATCTTCTGTGACTGTTTGCTGAGGACATGATTCTGTACTTCTCAAACTACTTATGTCAACATCTTCCTGTTTGTTCTCTGGCTCTTCAGAAATGTTGTTACACGACTCCCTAATGCCATCACTGTGTGAGTCAACAGGACTGCTTCTGGTTTCTGTCTCCCCTAAATCTGGGTTCGGTGTCTCTCCTGAATCTCCCCCCTCAGgtgtttctgtctttggaaCATTTTCCTCAGAACTTGTTAAAATCTCTTGAAGCCCAGGGCTGCAGTTGATTACATCACTGGTTTCTGTGATTGAACAGTCATTAATGTGCTCATTTAAGTCCATGCTGAGGccattttcttcactttctgtggCTAAGCATGTTTGTTGTTCTTCTGCTGGCTGTTCTTCGtcagctgtttgcagtgtggACACACCAGCAAAACTACAGAGTGTATCACAGCTCAAGTGATTCTCTTTGGCTTCCTCAAACATTTCTTGATGCTGCTCTGgatccacctcttcctctccgctACTTCTCAACTCAGTTTCCTCTGTGTTGCCTGAGAGATCATGAAGAGCACACGGTGATAGAGGGCCAAACATGGTGACTAAAGACATGATTTTCATAACTGAAATCTTCAGGAGGAAGTGCATCAGCAGAAGTCAAGGTAAGGCAGAACACCTGATTGATTCAGTGGCcagaaagagaagcaaagagCCAAGATGAAGAGCAAGACGAGGAAAGGCAGGAGGCACATCGAGAAGTTCCTGATCCCCTGAACATCAGTGTCACAAGAGAAGAGGCCTGAAGGCGGCAGCTCCAAGGTTTTACAGCACATATAATAAATGTTCCTTACACATCATCCCACCGTTTGCTTAAACATAACTCTCAATGCTTACACCATCAACCCAGTAGAGACCTGTCAGCATTTACACACCAACACCGTCTGCATTAGCACAGTTAGTCGTGAGTCAGTTACTGTGTAGTAGCTGAAATTATGAAAAAGGTGcaagagaaataaaataaaagccaaaACATTAGCAATGAAGACAGAGCGAGTTTGTAAGAGGAGTCTTTGTTTTAACAGGAAAGCAAGCTGTTGCTTAAGGATAAGGCTGGTGAGTCTTTATAGTTTTTTGTCCacaaattccatgaaaagaccaaaactaacTAAAACTGgtcaaaaacactgttttcagctgcagattagtACACACTTGGTGTACTAGTGAGTATTTACGTACAAGGTTGTcgctcactgatgtgttttcaatagTTGTTGGACAACAATGAAAAAGGAGTTTTATACAGAAAATAGTTCTTAGTGGGATCAATTCATTGATGTTGTTCAtggtttgggtcttttcatggaatttgGTTACAATTAAAAAATAGTCGACAGTAAATCTGCTGGTAAGTATTAGTACAATGTTCCTCAGTATTCAGCTTgttgaaaagtgaaaattcCCATTGTTCTGAGCACTTTAAGGACTGAGGTTGAAAGCAACACAGCTACCAAAGTGACCTTCAGCTCTGTTTCCAGCTTCAATCAGACAAACGCCACCAGACTTATCCTCTCAGGTCAAATCAGAGTTCAAGTCACACGCGACATTCCAGCAGCAcgaagcaggaagaagaagagttcaCTCCAAAATTAGACATGAGCCATCTGAAAATCCAGATGTCAGTGTGTCCACATAATTTCACTGCTCAGTGTTAATCTTATCTATTCTGATGCATTTTGGAGTGAAAGTCTTCAGACAGTTTAATGCAGAGCCGTGCAGCGAGAAGTTTTGATTCCACAGTGCGTCTTACCGAGCATGCTGTTCCCCTCTGCTGGGGAGGTCTGGGACTCCGGAGCCGGCTGGGAACCAGCGTCTGCACTGGGGGACCCGTCAACGTCTCCCACACCAATGTCCCCATTGATGTTGAGGTCAGGTCCCAGAACTATTCCATGTTTCTACACAAcataaaaagtcaaacattaCACAGCTTGAAAATAAGGAGAAAAAAGACGAGTCATTGAAAGtcatcacattttcaaaaatgacaCCCAGAAGATATTtgcactgtttttctttttaagctttagtttctgtgacaaaaaatattcaaaacttcattttcacacttcagATTTTCACATTCGTTCACCACAGCAGCCCTCAGCAGGCTGAGATGAGCACCCACACGCTGACGGAGTACCTTCAGAACGTCTTTCAGCTTCACCACCTCTTCTCTGAGGTCGTCTCGCTCAATGCGGATTGCATCTGTGTATTCTTTCTGTCGCTCTAAGGCCTGAGCAGCGCCCCCAGGTGGCAGAGTGTGACAGAAAGTGAGGTGAaaagaagtgaaagtgaaagtctgCATTCAACTGCATGCAAAGGAGATTCTGAATTCATGCCAGCAAAAGTGAACTGAACATTCAACTCTGGAGCGAGGCTCACAGGCCGTACCGCAATTTTTTTATCCTTCCACTCCACCGTCTCCTGCAGGTCAGAGATTTCTCTAAGAAAACCCTCCTGTTTCATACGCAGCTGACGGATGTCCtaaagagcaggaaaaggaaatgaagtTTGAGACGTAGAGACGGCGCGCATGCATGTATCCATACAGAgtgtggaaagaaaagaaagagcgaAACGCAACATGCAGCCTTTCTGAGTGACGGCTGATTTCTTAACGTCTGTCTCTTTAACCCACAGGAGGCTCCGTGTCTCACAGGCTGAGACACACAAATACTCACATTTAGCAGCTCTTCACTTTGTTTTAGcgtctctttcatttcattgaacTGGAACTGAAGCACACTGTGGGCATGTTTCTCCCGCTCGAACTCCTGAGAGGAACAAGAGGCAACCGAAAACACATCGTTTTTAATTTCAACATCTCATACAAACAGAAGCACGTGACACCCAAAAACATCCCAGGGAGGCTGCTTCCATCGCTGTCAAGTGTCCTTCATGACTGTGCCATGGAAATGTACCTGCAGCTAAAGGCAGCTCCCGTTCATTGTGTCCGATTACCTGCAACgttcatgtgtctgcatgtccaTGTTTAGTCTAAGGGCTTCGTGGAAGAACACACACGTGAACAAATGACTGAGCAGTACTCCTGGCATTGACCTCACGAGCGTTGGCACACTGATTCACATTTCTCAAAgcagtggagctgcagtgaaaCGGGTGGCTTGTGTCAGTACCTTGACTTTGTCCTCATACGCTCGCTGTGACTCTGAcagcatctcctccagctccatgAGCGAGTCCTTGAGTGTGTCCACCTGGTACATCAGGTTGTTCTTCTCGTTATCCAGCTGGGCGTTGGACACCATGGCCTTACGAtacttctcctccacctctgctagTGCATCCTAATGTCATGACAGGCAGAATGTAAGATtagaggaggagctgctcagaTGTGTCAGGTCTtcaaagaaaagagcagagagtCACACAAAGCAGGAAACCTGTATCTGTATTGTGTTTCTGTAAGTGGACGTTTAATAAAAGAAGATGgttaacacacaaacaaacacacacacactcacacacacacacacatcaaaatgaagaaagacaGCAACATGCAGACGCAGCTTTAAACACAAGTCAGAAAACATCTGCCCAGCTGAAAATGAAGGAGCGATGATGCCCCTGAAGGCCTGCAGATACACTGTGCTGACTCTCCGGTTGAGTCTGGAGAACCAGTCTCAGGTTTACTGGTCTGTCACTGTGACCCTGCAGTGAACTGGTTgcacattttactgcattacGAGTCGAGAATGACCAAAGTTAGAGACACCAAACGTGTTAGTTAGCGTGAGTCTGTTCGGTCTCAGGCTTATACCTTGGCTTCTTTAAGGTTCTGCGTGTACTTGATTTCCACATCTTGAATCTGATCCTTCAGCTCGTGAATCTCCTGGTGAAGAGcgcagcagcagtgagcagagAAGCGGCGCGACAGCATCGGAAAAGGTGACGCAAAAGTTTGGTGACGGGGCAACGAGAACGGCAACACGAGGGTTTGCAGAAAGGATGAAAATGGCACGACAGCACAGAACCTCACAGCAGAACACATCACAGTAAGATCCAGTTTGTCTAGACCTGCTCCCCTCACGTCCTGTGGTTTCATGAAGCATGTCTGATGACTGAATGCAGAAATTTGACTGCAGATGCAACAACCCTGAACGATAAACCACAGGAAGCTACATCTCTTCAGCATTACCTTGATTTCTCGTATAGAGGTCTCTGCATCTACTGTTATGGCCGTCTCGCCACTTCCTCTCCGCGAGGAAGTCCCGCCTAAGGACGTGAGGGTTCCTGCTGTTAAGGCAGAACCAGCTCGAGATCCctgaggaagaaacaaaaacattctgAGCATCAACTCTTATTTATGCATcttcaataacaacaaacacGGCATTTGGCGGCCTGATCCACTCACCTTCTCAAGATaatctctgtcctccacctgttgagacaaacaacacacagtcagagcaaACAGAGGATGACGAAGAGGCCACGGGGCCAGGAAGACCAGCCGAGGGAGGAAGGAAGCACCAAAATCCTCACGACAGGCAGCTGaacactgataaaaacatttGGCCTGACGTCTCTGAAAGAGCAGCGTACGAAACAACACTTCCAAGTGCTCGATCTGCTCTGCTCATGAAAAAACTCAGAAAACtcgtgtttgttttgctttgaaacACCATGCAAACAATCAGCAAAACTCCGTCAGAGATTAGAATCCCTGAACAAACAGGTGATAAATTAGTCTGTTCGGCAGCCCTTCAAACACCGGCCTCCGGCACGCAGTCCAGTCAACACACACGTtcacctctgacacacacagcggCCAATCAGCCTTCCTTGTGGGGTGAAGTGCACAAAAAGGAAGGAAccaagcaaagacaaaaacagcaaccAATCAGGGAACTCAGCTCACATCACAGCCTGGGCGTCCTGCGCGTGCACGGCGACTCACGTCAGAAAAGTCAGGAATAGTAACGTAGTCCAGGTCCCGGGGGAGGCCGCCGCCGCCGGCCGCGCTCCTCAGGAAACTGGCAACAGAGCCGCAGTTATCCTGCGTCCGCCACCGGGGGGCGAGAGAGAACAACACAGAGGCCAAACACTTCAGAGCGAGAGCACAGAGAATTACTGACAAATCATTAGAGCTCTGAGAGAATCAAACGTCACTCCTGT
This window encodes:
- the lrrfip1a gene encoding uncharacterized protein lrrfip1a isoform X1, translated to MGTQGTGRKRSTKKERSTAEDDALNLIAREAEARLAAKRAARAEAREIRMKELERQQKELSDDDERMSVGSRGSLRVEDRDYLEKGSRAGSALTAGTLTSLGGTSSRRGSGETAITVDAETSIREIKEIHELKDQIQDVEIKYTQNLKEAKDALAEVEEKYRKAMVSNAQLDNEKNNLMYQVDTLKDSLMELEEMLSESQRAYEDKVKEFEREKHAHSVLQFQFNEMKETLKQSEELLNDIRQLRMKQEGFLREISDLQETVEWKDKKIAALERQKEYTDAIRIERDDLREEVVKLKDVLKKHGIVLGPDLNINGDIGVGDVDGSPSADAGSQPAPESQTSPAEGNSMLGNTEETELRSSGEEEVDPEQHQEMFEEAKENHLSCDTLCSFAGVSTLQTADEEQPAEEQQTCLATESEENGLSMDLNEHINDCSITETSDVINCSPGLQEILTSSEENVPKTETPEGGDSGETPNPDLGETETRSSPVDSHSDGIRESCNNISEEPENKQEDVDISSLRSTESCPQQTVTEDVTTECLPNESVQAAPNIETQQEAENAEEAENDKAEEMSSKPQAQGAAASGKKKRKKRRGKKKGGTHEGKNQQKDKEETGKDTEPATRDNEQTTEPDIDGSVTETLKKSTLDQVKNEQDVQETEEVDETFSHSEPLKESGTDHVTEQDKEQTLETENVEEVEATETSSEIETIQESRVDPKKDEQDEEQTLEPENVEEVEATETSSEIETIQESRVDPKKDEKDEEQSLEMDNVEEVDATETFSHTETPEEKSDHVMDEQNEEQSGEAETVKSAEAAAATETFSEVETLQESRADPKKDEQDEEQSLEPDKEEVGSISSPAPEADLSTPDLTDSSKGAENTDGLDEVCVSSVDNSNSGTDISTDGNVVHTESEVVDGAEDEVGSADEMKSDCITDNPETNEKENGEAEPHVQSNSDITADESESANKSESKDNMLVLVSSTDGFSDGLTSLSGSESPSELSAPQNVASDDTSMKVSDGDPEEAAETVKDEEEPAAETEQESTSPTHDGDNSDRTEEEELNRDVRDPEGLVEPDSSSHEEESCDGASLLKNTDAFDSEQRLLDTAAQPEQLDDLQNQTLQCEDQTDEVSSETEAINTIDISKAPDAPKEAPEGSIEQDHNTEEEDDQQSETHQEPSKDKSQDNDSSEPALQDSGDEDGEDDEGQSFDFDDMDMEMAIERNVPKNPKQEDVEDGAEVASVESSHVSSGQSNTESNEKAQVDAAENSEETSRADGGDQEAPTDPETDTVPREEDMSEDVAVAAEPVTEEAKVSIVGDSADVTENINQATSSPVEEGLDAMKDVLQGEDLALPKSADQAAGKKEPPQTRKDGKKNVKKGKAKGKEECKMS
- the lrrfip1a gene encoding uncharacterized protein lrrfip1a isoform X2 codes for the protein MGTQGTGRKRSTKKERSTAEDDALNLIAREAEARLAAKRAARAEAREIRMKELERQQKEVEDRDYLEKGSRAGSALTAGTLTSLGGTSSRRGSGETAITVDAETSIREIKEIHELKDQIQDVEIKYTQNLKEAKDALAEVEEKYRKAMVSNAQLDNEKNNLMYQVDTLKDSLMELEEMLSESQRAYEDKVKEFEREKHAHSVLQFQFNEMKETLKQSEELLNDIRQLRMKQEGFLREISDLQETVEWKDKKIAALERQKEYTDAIRIERDDLREEVVKLKDVLKKHGIVLGPDLNINGDIGVGDVDGSPSADAGSQPAPESQTSPAEGNSMLGNTEETELRSSGEEEVDPEQHQEMFEEAKENHLSCDTLCSFAGVSTLQTADEEQPAEEQQTCLATESEENGLSMDLNEHINDCSITETSDVINCSPGLQEILTSSEENVPKTETPEGGDSGETPNPDLGETETRSSPVDSHSDGIRESCNNISEEPENKQEDVDISSLRSTESCPQQTVTEDVTTECLPNESVQAAPNIETQQEAENAEEAENDKAEEMSSKPQAQGAAASGKKKRKKRRGKKKGGTHEGKNQQKDKEETGKDTEPATRDNEQTTEPDIDGSVTETLKKSTLDQVKNEQDVQETEEVDETFSHSEPLKESGTDHVTEQDKEQTLETENVEEVEATETSSEIETIQESRVDPKKDEQDEEQTLEPENVEEVEATETSSEIETIQESRVDPKKDEKDEEQSLEMDNVEEVDATETFSHTETPEEKSDHVMDEQNEEQSGEAETVKSAEAAAATETFSEVETLQESRADPKKDEQDEEQSLEPDKEEVGSISSPAPEADLSTPDLTDSSKGAENTDGLDEVCVSSVDNSNSGTDISTDGNVVHTESEVVDGAEDEVGSADEMKSDCITDNPETNEKENGEAEPHVQSNSDITADESESANKSESKDNMLVLVSSTDGFSDGLTSLSGSESPSELSAPQNVASDDTSMKVSDGDPEEAAETVKDEEEPAAETEQESTSPTHDGDNSDRTEEEELNRDVRDPEGLVEPDSSSHEEESCDGASLLKNTDAFDSEQRLLDTAAQPEQLDDLQNQTLQCEDQTDEVSSETEAINTIDISKAPDAPKEAPEGSIEQDHNTEEEDDQQSETHQEPSKDKSQDNDSSEPALQDSGDEDGEDDEGQSFDFDDMDMEMAIERNVPKNPKQEDVEDGAEVASVESSHVSSGQSNTESNEKAQVDAAENSEETSRADGGDQEAPTDPETDTVPREEDMSEDVAVAAEPVTEEAKVSIVGDSADVTENINQATSSPVEEGLDAMKDVLQGEDLALPKSADQAAGKKEPPQTRKDGKKNVKKGKAKGKEECKMS
- the lrrfip1a gene encoding uncharacterized protein lrrfip1a isoform X4 encodes the protein MGTQGTGRKRSTKKERSTAEDDALNLIAREAEARLAAKRAARAEAREIRMKELERQQKELSDDDERMSVGSRGSLRVEDRDYLEKGSRAGSALTAGTLTSLGGTSSRRGSGETAITVDAETSIREIKEIHELKDQIQDVEIKYTQNLKEAKDALAEVEEKYRKAMVSNAQLDNEKNNLMYQVDTLKDSLMELEEMLSESQRAYEDKVKEFEREKHAHSVLQFQFNEMKETLKQSEELLNKHGIVLGPDLNINGDIGVGDVDGSPSADAGSQPAPESQTSPAEGNSMLGNTEETELRSSGEEEVDPEQHQEMFEEAKENHLSCDTLCSFAGVSTLQTADEEQPAEEQQTCLATESEENGLSMDLNEHINDCSITETSDVINCSPGLQEILTSSEENVPKTETPEGGDSGETPNPDLGETETRSSPVDSHSDGIRESCNNISEEPENKQEDVDISSLRSTESCPQQTVTEDVTTECLPNESVQAAPNIETQQEAENAEEAENDKAEEMSSKPQAQGAAASGKKKRKKRRGKKKGGTHEGKNQQKDKEETGKDTEPATRDNEQTTEPDIDGSVTETLKKSTLDQVKNEQDVQETEEVDETFSHSEPLKESGTDHVTEQDKEQTLETENVEEVEATETSSEIETIQESRVDPKKDEQDEEQTLEPENVEEVEATETSSEIETIQESRVDPKKDEKDEEQSLEMDNVEEVDATETFSHTETPEEKSDHVMDEQNEEQSGEAETVKSAEAAAATETFSEVETLQESRADPKKDEQDEEQSLEPDKEEVGSISSPAPEADLSTPDLTDSSKGAENTDGLDEVCVSSVDNSNSGTDISTDGNVVHTESEVVDGAEDEVGSADEMKSDCITDNPETNEKENGEAEPHVQSNSDITADESESANKSESKDNMLVLVSSTDGFSDGLTSLSGSESPSELSAPQNVASDDTSMKVSDGDPEEAAETVKDEEEPAAETEQESTSPTHDGDNSDRTEEEELNRDVRDPEGLVEPDSSSHEEESCDGASLLKNTDAFDSEQRLLDTAAQPEQLDDLQNQTLQCEDQTDEVSSETEAINTIDISKAPDAPKEAPEGSIEQDHNTEEEDDQQSETHQEPSKDKSQDNDSSEPALQDSGDEDGEDDEGQSFDFDDMDMEMAIERNVPKNPKQEDVEDGAEVASVESSHVSSGQSNTESNEKAQVDAAENSEETSRADGGDQEAPTDPETDTVPREEDMSEDVAVAAEPVTEEAKVSIVGDSADVTENINQATSSPVEEGLDAMKDVLQGEDLALPKSADQAAGKKEPPQTRKDGKKNVKKGKAKGKEECKMS
- the lrrfip1a gene encoding uncharacterized protein lrrfip1a isoform X3; amino-acid sequence: MGTQGTGRKRSTKKERSTAEDDALNLIAREAEARLAAKRAARAEAREIRMKELERQQKELSDDDERMSVGSRGSLRVEDRDYLEKGSRAGSALTAGTLTSLGGTSSRRGSGETAITVDAETSIREIKDALAEVEEKYRKAMVSNAQLDNEKNNLMYQVDTLKDSLMELEEMLSESQRAYEDKVKEFEREKHAHSVLQFQFNEMKETLKQSEELLNDIRQLRMKQEGFLREISDLQETVEWKDKKIAALERQKEYTDAIRIERDDLREEVVKLKDVLKKHGIVLGPDLNINGDIGVGDVDGSPSADAGSQPAPESQTSPAEGNSMLGNTEETELRSSGEEEVDPEQHQEMFEEAKENHLSCDTLCSFAGVSTLQTADEEQPAEEQQTCLATESEENGLSMDLNEHINDCSITETSDVINCSPGLQEILTSSEENVPKTETPEGGDSGETPNPDLGETETRSSPVDSHSDGIRESCNNISEEPENKQEDVDISSLRSTESCPQQTVTEDVTTECLPNESVQAAPNIETQQEAENAEEAENDKAEEMSSKPQAQGAAASGKKKRKKRRGKKKGGTHEGKNQQKDKEETGKDTEPATRDNEQTTEPDIDGSVTETLKKSTLDQVKNEQDVQETEEVDETFSHSEPLKESGTDHVTEQDKEQTLETENVEEVEATETSSEIETIQESRVDPKKDEQDEEQTLEPENVEEVEATETSSEIETIQESRVDPKKDEKDEEQSLEMDNVEEVDATETFSHTETPEEKSDHVMDEQNEEQSGEAETVKSAEAAAATETFSEVETLQESRADPKKDEQDEEQSLEPDKEEVGSISSPAPEADLSTPDLTDSSKGAENTDGLDEVCVSSVDNSNSGTDISTDGNVVHTESEVVDGAEDEVGSADEMKSDCITDNPETNEKENGEAEPHVQSNSDITADESESANKSESKDNMLVLVSSTDGFSDGLTSLSGSESPSELSAPQNVASDDTSMKVSDGDPEEAAETVKDEEEPAAETEQESTSPTHDGDNSDRTEEEELNRDVRDPEGLVEPDSSSHEEESCDGASLLKNTDAFDSEQRLLDTAAQPEQLDDLQNQTLQCEDQTDEVSSETEAINTIDISKAPDAPKEAPEGSIEQDHNTEEEDDQQSETHQEPSKDKSQDNDSSEPALQDSGDEDGEDDEGQSFDFDDMDMEMAIERNVPKNPKQEDVEDGAEVASVESSHVSSGQSNTESNEKAQVDAAENSEETSRADGGDQEAPTDPETDTVPREEDMSEDVAVAAEPVTEEAKVSIVGDSADVTENINQATSSPVEEGLDAMKDVLQGEDLALPKSADQAAGKKEPPQTRKDGKKNVKKGKAKGKEECKMS